AAACCAAGATGGGAAATATAGTTGCGCCGGATGGTAATAACTGTCTAATAAGTAACTTTTTATTCTTACGTGTACCTAAGGTGTAAGTGTAACTAATTGcaatcaaaaataaacaaatatgcgattatgattttaaaattattaatagcaGATAAGACTCCTGTCTCACTAAAATCCAAACCTTCTTTGAATCGTAAAAATCGGTcgaatatttcttatttcataAGCTTCAGCCATAAACTTtgcctttaatattataatattatattgtctgttACTTGTGGCTTCAATTCCAATAATCTTACGACCCGTCCGGGATCCCAAATAAAACGTGTACACAATTTGGTGCCAATCGGTCAAAAACTATAGATTTGCATAATATACGTCATTAAGTCATTAAGATATAACCcgaatgatatataatatctgtactggacaaatatctataataatttatctatctATCGTTTCCGTTTTTCTTCAGTTGaagaattttcaattattttttggcGAAATCGGTcgagtatttattttagtatatttaaaccTCGACTATACACTTTGCTTTCTTCATAAAATAACTGAAACTTGGCTTTATTTGccttaatgataaaatataataggtgcaATACAAAAAATGATGTCCAATCataaaatctttttattttttaccctcGAAAACGCATGCGCCATTAGGCTTTGTGTGGGGTTTACAATTGTAGCGCGTATTTGTATGTAAGACAAGGATTCGTTGCAAAGACTCGGGGTGGTCACTGGTCACCCATTCGGAACTATATAGGAAGCTAGCGACGCCGGACGATGCTTCAACGCTTGACAGCAGCACGCATTAGATACCGATGGCATCATGGCAATTATATACAACAAGTGTCAATAACaagcaaacaaaataatattcgacTTCCGTGAACTAAAACAAAACGCACAAGTGAGGCACGTGCCACCTACCTATATGGGTCGAAAAACAAAGCAAACAAACACTTCCCGAGTCTCGAAGGATCTATCgctataacttttattgaaaacagtcAAGTAGTTGTTGAGGGtaggactatattattatagaggtCGAAGAAAGGAATAAAGAaagtcatattaatatatatatagaaagaaataaataaaaacactactattataatataacgcttTATGAGTTATAGGAgtgctaaaaaaaatttggttataactttcttttttagaaattttactattttagacgttatttttaatacaaatttattttattgattgtttAGACGACAGGGGATTCCTGATCAAACAAAGCCGTGTTCACAAAAGTGGCGTTCACTGGATTCTTAATTTAGGGGGATCATAAAATACGGGATCGTAATTCATAAAAAGATTGTCAATATATTTTGCCCTATGTAcagttttattttgaaaatatatattatgccccACTGGCTGTTTATCACTTCTCTGTTTAAGCGGAAGGATGCAGGTAGTTGGACAATTTCTGGATGCAGTTTTAAAATtaggagtaggtacctacatcacaACAGCACAACACTAGAGTACATCGACTCAAAAACCAAACGAACCGTGTCCGTGGTGAACAGCATTTCGCCGAGTGTTTCTCACACCTGaaccatattttttacaattccttgtattaatattatttttctacctGAAATTATCAACGACTTAACTCACTAGTCGCtgtgattattgattttgttgACTGTGCGTAGTAAAATAGCTGCAGGGTGTCGTCTGAGCTTACAAGCAATGGTTATTGTTTGATTTTGATTCTGACAAGACTACAACCGCGGATGTTCGAACGCATTGGACACTAATTTGGTCATGTCTTGTTTGTTGTTATAAGGTAGGTGGtactaggtaataggtataatagaaattttaaaaacgtcAAAACAGTTGTGATTTGTGAACACCAGTCGAGTTTGGAATCTTAACCGTGGTTTGCCTTACACGGAACATCtttgacaaaaataattgaGGTTATGTCGCTTTATCAATTTTTCTCCTCTCCTCTGATTCTCCGAACACTGATTGTATGTTTCTGATTtcgtttatttcaatattatatattacaattttgtataatacaattaattgtgtAATCACTTCGCGTCTCTTAACCCTTTCTTAATCCTGAATCAGGTACTATACTACCATAAAATACTACAGTACTTGAATTCAAATATCacgttaaaagttaaaaccttAAAGTGGTTACTTTAAGTCCACTACAAACCAAACCATTCCATCATTATTTTGAgccaactaaaataatatattatcatggatGGGTCTAAGATGTCGCAAGATGAACTCgtggaaaaattaaaacatcaagTGGCGTTAGAAAATATAGAGCTATTATTGATGGTAAGTAGTGTTTTACGGTTTAATACAACTGTACACgatttaatgattaatgaaaacaatttacttAAGCATACCTACTATTTGAATATCATACATGATTTAATTATCAAGAATTGTCCAAAAATCATTCAagaactaatatttaatatcaaccatttataaatgtttgtacACCAACTGTAGTAACCAACAATATTTAATGTCCTTACTCTTTTAAGACCTGTactggtataataattttattttgctatttagaaaaaaaattatgtataataaaaacaattaaccaTTCAATATCCTCATAATTGTATGGTGgataattttgacaaataaccaatgatatattgtataggttctAGGACAACTATACCtatgaataattgtaatttgtgtaGCCGGTatgtaattgttatttaaaaatatacaaaattaatatagttttctaattgattttttattttatggtatttaagtataaaatataagttataacttacctTTAACTAGAGTAAATTGAGTGAATAGTGTAGGTATCATATTTGGTTCAAAATGTTCTTTTAATCCCCATACAATCATAATTTCACAAATCAGGCTTTaactaaattatgttttatgttttaaatgtacttGTAAAGATTTTCACAatgattatgatttaaaattgctATACTTTATTCTAGTACACTCTAAGCTTAAAACTAGCAAGTCTGGTATGGTAAAATACCTCATCAATTGATATGCCtctcaataattcaaaatacatttttatttttccagtgCAATATACAAAAAACCCCTCATTCTGATTATGATGTTGCTCATTGTCATTtttgcataaattattaaatagtgttGTGGATTGTCCTGAGTAAAttgagttttttaattataaaactaatattctgAATTCtagaaatacacatttattttacttacagAATATGTCTATAAACTTTAAGTCATCCCTGTCGGATCTTTTGATGtcttagtataaataattttcattcatCACTCCTTGAACTTTTTGTTTGCACAAAACTCTATTAAAAGAAAATGCctgcatttaacatatttaaaaaatacatagtctAATCATCTGTAAATAGAAAGTACATAGAAAAATATGTGACTTCATACTCCTGCCACTTCCAAGCttagttattataaacaatttctaCTGTATAACTTGTAATTTTAGGTATGCtctataatatgtgatatatactattttgtatacCTTGTACAgtcttaattacatttataaaatataaaaattcttattgtAAGACATTTCAAAACATATgggtgagtataataataatcgaatcTTTCAATTTCAGAAAATGAGTCGATTGTGTTTCAACAAGTGTATTATAAAGCCAGGACCTTCACTAGATAGTACTGAACaagtaaatatcatataatatataataatatattgcatttaaataaagtacaatataaaattacaattgttTTTCTTAGAAATGTGTTTCGATGTGCATGGACCGATATATGGAAACAGTGAGTCTAGTTTCAAAGTCCTTTGGTGAACGACTAATGGCTGAATcccaaaatatgcattaaaccAAAACAACAATGCATCAAATGAGTGTTACTTGTAGCTATAGTTTTCTGTCATTCGTActgttaattgtttatttacatttgtaattaatttttaaatactacaaataatttgattgtataaaagtaaaaaataaacatcagaAGTCTAAAATCTTGTTATTTTGCAAAGAAATATTCAAAGATGTATGTTATGAGTCCTTATCTTTTCTGGGCTGCCATTTTGAGTctggaacaaaaaaaatatattgttaaatatttgttagaaaattattttttacagttttcatATAATCTATTAATCTAGTGCTGTATGTTGTCAAAAGATTATtagctgaaaaaatatttcatttattttttattaatcatgcATTCCAATTGaagtcattatttttattacttataaattataatattactatatgagggtacaatttatttaacttacagATAAATCAGTGCTCGGTAGGCTGTCATTTCCACATGAAAGATTTTCATCAGTTTCAATATCCTCcaaactagattcatttttattactttttatatcaGAGTTAATATCTTCATCTGTGTTTTCATTTTGATCAGTAGCGGGTGGTCTTTTAATTGGTGATAGCTGTTCTATGCTTAAGCTATTTAAACTctctgtaaaaacaaaaatatatttcaaagttaatatgtaatttataaattataaattaattttaatatttctcagtaagggtaaataataaaataatcaaagtaaaactttaaaaagtacaaactactaagtatatttaagaTTACGATATACCGCCATGCGTTGTTTCTGTCTTACAAATGCAAAACATAGCAAACTGTACGgtctaaataatctatttaactCATGTATGATTAATATAAGAGTAAATTTAGAAGTAAGAGTAATATCTATAGTTTGGTCACTGAGAGGATGCTACTTTGCCGCGCATCCAAATAAACTTATTCCACCGTCTCAAGGTCAAATTTCTCCCACCAAGTAGACTGCCGTGAACAATCGCTTGACAATGTGATGGCCGATCGCCCAACAGCAGAAGATGCGCAGACTACAGAAAGTTTTGGTCGCCGCCAGTAGCGTTTTCTTGGTGACCCAATAGTTCACtattgtgaataatatatttatatataacccattcatgggttatatttaaaaatgcgcaaacaatttacaattttaaaatactcgtaacttaccttaaaattaaaatataattaaaacccTATGAtattcactagataatatttttacttctaaatttgataataggtcaattcactctaatattaatcataacagAGTTAAATGAATTATTCAGAAAGTTCAATTTGCCATGTTATCTTTTGTAAGGTgggaacataaaaaattaattcaaatagtttaaaataaatgtaaagaataatgtttaatataacaataaattattcacttACCAGAGCTTTCGATATCttttaactgtatattatcAGATAAATTAAGATTTGATGATGACAATGAACCCAAATGTGCATGAGTGTCATAAATCTCAAAACCTGTATttctttcaaataattttgttttaactgGTGATAAGCTTggtgatttattattatcaaatgttgattttattgtttctgcattattttttaatatttgagctAGTGAAGATACATCGTGTGTTTCACCATTATGTTGTGTTGCATTAtgctagaaaaaatattttaattaaaaaaataaaaagcttttattttaataacaaacctTAATGGCATCATTGGTCGATTTATATTGTGACTGGTAAGTTTCAAGAATTTGTAACAATAAAGGTCTTTTatcatctaaaataaattataaaatataaatttgtaataaatccttaaaaatAGATCAATAAAACGTTCCTATTCTTAAATGTTAATGTTAAGACCAAAactttattaaacttaaataaccatcaaaatatattaactacctaatacaatctatattgtacataaatatactaaattataagttGTTCAAAgcatttatgcataatattaaaatataattaaaataattatgaaacagCATGTACTATGTATtttcacacaaaaaaaaaatgaaagtgaCTAAACACAAGATAACATACTTATAAGCAGAAGTCTAAACACCAtgttatgcatattttattttagtacataaaaattatagcaTAATAAACTTCAAATCCATGTCAtagtaagataaaataaatgcagAAACCATATTtctgtattttacataatatattttgatattttgtgtgATTTATTCCAACTCtaacaaattaacaattttaagttcaatttatTGTAGCCGATTATGCCGACAACAAAgtaattttatctataaatgAGGATCCTTTAGATACTTCATGAAATTTACAAATGCATCTCAATCCCTTATCTGAGTGGTATGACAAATTGTGAgtcaaaataaaccaaaataacaaaataaatctgTACATTCAAACAAGGAATATGCCCAAACATTACCCTAAACCAATTCCTACATCCGGCACAGTCAGTTACTTGGGCTTAATCCTTTATAAAAGACTGATATGGAATAAACACCTTCGAACCAAACGactaactttaaataattgtatgcataTGCTTAGactttgtttaattaaaaataaataaaatactccACTCTAAACACCAAACTATTAATCTATAAAGCTCTACAAAAACCGATCTAGGCATATAGACTTCAAAATTATGGGATGCGGAAAAAAAATCTTACACTAATAGAATTCAAATGTTCCAAAATATACCATTCAACGACTATTTGCCATATATCTCTAATTGAACTTTTCTTAATCACTTCCATATGAGAACAATAGAAGAGGAAATCAGGAGACCCATATCTTCTACACACGCTTCCATAAACGACTCCAAACTCATCTTAACGCTCATAAAAGATCTTTTCATACTTACACTCCCAGAAAAATCCTAACCGTAGGTTAAAAAGTAAGTGGTACCGTGACCTTCTGCAAAACTTTAATATCTACCGATTCTACCggttctaaaaattaaaaaaaaaatggaataattataaaaattaatcaactagCCAAGAGTCACACATTGAATCATACCTTTCAAGTTATATActaatcatataaaattatagtgttaatttgtataaattgtttatgtcaaataaaaatataaaaaaaaagttcaattttatttttataaataatttaataatgtatacttgATTAAGCATAATAAAGACTGGTTGGTTATCCttgaattatgtaaaaattatttagttaatataataaatattaccccTTGAAAGAGAAAGTTCTTCAAAAATATCATCTTTATCTTTGTATTGATATTGTTGTGCAGCGCCAGTTTCAGAATCAAATACAGATGTTGTAAACGTTAGTTCTAAATACTCAAACAAATCTTTAACTAAAGATAACAATAGTGTTCCATTATTATTAGAAACAAAGTCTTTAATTTTgtctgtatacaatttattctggaagaaaataataaataatcattattaattaactatacctatctacatattattatagtgcaagCTTAAAACAATAAGAGGAATTGTAATAAACACTCAATCATACTCATTATTAGAAAGCCTAAAAGAGTTAAAGACCGTTAGTCTCCATAATATGAATAACCCAGTTGtgttatcttattttaaaactgctataaatttaagaattaaacACAAGGGATAAAGGGAccaagatttttatatttaacaaatactAAGCAATAAGTTTATACCTCAAACTAGTAAGCATTGATATGAGAACTATAATATTGAGGTTCTCTATCTTAGACTATGCTATTACACTAAATGTAGCATGCAAAATGCGCAAGCATTGAGGGTAATATATTTTCTGTTAACTACTTGacttataatcataaatatacaatttatacctgAAATGATGAACCTTTTTCAAGAACATGAAAAACATTTGCTCGAAGTTCGGCCTATTACatgacaaaaaacaaaaattttataatatagtattgattGATCCGTGATCATCTACTAACTCTCATTTTAGACAAGACACCAGTAGATTCTAGTGTTTTCTCAACCATCTCTTCTAAATTAGTGTTGTCGATGGACATTTTGAATATTACTGGATTTGGCAGACGAAATTTAGTTCTTCAAAACCGTAACTAATAGTTGTCAAACTCACTCAATCaccaacaataaaattgtacacgattttaaacaaaaat
The Metopolophium dirhodum isolate CAU chromosome 7, ASM1992520v1, whole genome shotgun sequence DNA segment above includes these coding regions:
- the LOC132949326 gene encoding mitochondrial import inner membrane translocase subunit Tim13-like — its product is MDGSKMSQDELVEKLKHQVALENIELLLMKMSRLCFNKCIIKPGPSLDSTEQKCVSMCMDRYMETVSLVSKSFGERLMAESQNMH
- the LOC132949325 gene encoding uncharacterized protein LOC132949325; the protein is MSIDNTNLEEMVEKTLESTGVLSKMRAELRANVFHVLEKGSSFQNKLYTDKIKDFVSNNNGTLLLSLVKDLFEYLELTFTTSVFDSETGAAQQYQYKDKDDIFEELSLSRDDKRPLLLQILETYQSQYKSTNDAIKHNATQHNGETHDVSSLAQILKNNAETIKSTFDNNKSPSLSPVKTKLFERNTGFEIYDTHAHLGSLSSSNLNLSDNIQLKDIESSESLNSLSIEQLSPIKRPPATDQNENTDEDINSDIKSNKNESSLEDIETDENLSCGNDSLPSTDLSTQNGSPEKIRTHNIHL